From a single Herbiconiux sp. SALV-R1 genomic region:
- a CDS encoding class I SAM-dependent methyltransferase, which yields MPILPDLRKRAVAARELMDDPNCDPQLLARTFEQFQGVNRLVAGWKGTYRERIRPLLSATTPSTLIDVGCGGGDIARDLARWAKRDGLLLDVTGIDPDPRAIAAANRAPNPNGVTFLTLDSSELVDRAFRFDFVISNHVLHHLSPQQLTDLLIDCELLCRGLSIHSDIRRSRLAYLEYWAATLVLFRGSFVREDGLTSIRRSYTTPELRVAARREWNVESQAPFRNLLTYAASAAARETEPSGTAD from the coding sequence ATGCCGATCCTCCCCGATCTGCGGAAGCGTGCGGTCGCCGCCCGGGAGCTCATGGACGACCCGAACTGCGACCCGCAGCTGCTCGCCCGCACCTTCGAGCAGTTCCAGGGGGTCAACCGTCTCGTGGCCGGTTGGAAGGGAACGTACCGGGAGCGCATCCGGCCCCTGCTCTCGGCGACGACACCCTCGACGCTCATCGACGTGGGCTGCGGCGGCGGCGACATCGCGCGCGACCTGGCGCGTTGGGCGAAGCGCGACGGGCTGCTGCTCGACGTGACGGGCATCGACCCCGACCCGCGCGCCATCGCCGCGGCCAACCGGGCGCCGAACCCCAACGGCGTCACCTTCCTCACCCTCGACAGCAGCGAGCTCGTCGACCGGGCCTTCCGCTTCGACTTCGTCATCTCGAACCACGTGCTGCACCACCTCAGCCCCCAACAGCTCACCGATCTGCTCATCGACTGCGAGCTGCTCTGCCGTGGGTTGTCGATCCACAGCGACATCAGGCGCAGCCGCCTGGCGTACCTGGAGTACTGGGCGGCCACGCTGGTGCTCTTCCGCGGGTCGTTCGTGCGGGAAGACGGGCTCACCTCCATCAGGCGCAGCTACACCACGCCGGAGCTCCGGGTGGCGGCCCGACGCGAGTGGAACGTGGAGTCGCAGGCGCCGTTCCGCAACCTCCTCACCTATGCCGCAAGTGCCGCCGCGCGCGAGACCGAGCCCTCGGGCACGGCAGACTAG
- a CDS encoding type III polyketide synthase — translation MAVYLRSIGTAVPPTALPQQRARDLFAAQPGLSKLGARLVTASFDASAIDTRYTVVDELGEQSPGTAGEPVFVADDGVFLAPSTRIRNERYIERAPELALEAAREALAAAPGLDASDVTHVITVSCTGFFAPGPDYVLVRELGLAPTTQRLHVGFMGCYGVFPALRAAKAFCEADPDAVVLVVSVELCTLHMRSSNESDQIVASSVFGDGAAAAVATARASGGDGDGAPLALRLDEFTTTLTPTGEEAMAWTIGDEGFEMVLSSYVPKIIDEHIAGALHPLQTEASAEPGTLAEHWAVHPGGRSVLDRVQGALRLGDAQMAPSRETLRTVGNLSSATVLFVLRRILESGTAAAGERVCAMAFGPGLTVEAGRFTIADAGAEAR, via the coding sequence ATGGCCGTGTACCTGCGCAGCATCGGAACGGCGGTGCCGCCCACCGCCCTCCCGCAGCAGCGCGCACGCGACCTCTTCGCCGCTCAGCCCGGCCTCTCGAAGCTCGGCGCCCGGCTCGTCACCGCGTCGTTCGACGCCTCCGCCATCGACACCCGCTACACCGTGGTCGACGAGCTGGGCGAGCAGTCGCCCGGCACCGCGGGCGAGCCCGTCTTCGTCGCCGACGACGGCGTCTTCCTCGCCCCCTCCACCCGCATCCGCAACGAGCGCTACATCGAGCGCGCCCCTGAGTTGGCCCTCGAGGCCGCCCGCGAGGCCCTCGCCGCGGCACCCGGCCTCGACGCCTCCGACGTCACCCACGTCATCACCGTCTCCTGCACCGGCTTCTTCGCCCCCGGGCCCGACTACGTGCTGGTTCGCGAGCTCGGGCTCGCACCCACCACCCAGCGCCTGCACGTCGGCTTCATGGGCTGCTACGGCGTCTTCCCCGCCCTGCGTGCGGCGAAGGCGTTCTGCGAGGCCGATCCGGATGCTGTGGTGCTGGTGGTGAGCGTCGAACTCTGCACCCTGCACATGCGCTCCTCGAACGAGAGCGACCAGATCGTCGCCTCCTCGGTGTTCGGCGACGGCGCCGCTGCCGCTGTGGCCACCGCGCGCGCGTCGGGCGGCGACGGCGACGGCGCGCCCCTCGCGCTCCGTCTCGACGAGTTCACCACCACCCTCACGCCCACCGGCGAGGAGGCGATGGCCTGGACCATCGGCGACGAGGGCTTCGAGATGGTGCTGAGCAGCTACGTGCCGAAGATCATCGACGAGCACATCGCCGGGGCCCTGCACCCGTTGCAGACGGAGGCGTCGGCCGAGCCGGGCACCCTCGCCGAGCACTGGGCCGTGCATCCGGGCGGGCGCAGCGTGCTCGACCGCGTGCAGGGTGCGCTGCGGCTCGGCGACGCGCAGATGGCGCCCTCGCGGGAGACGCTGCGCACGGTGGGCAACCTCTCGAGCGCGACGGTGCTCTTCGTGCTCCGTCGCATCCTCGAATCGGGGACGGCGGCGGCGGGGGAACGGGTGTGCGCGATGGCATTCGGGCCTGGTCTCACGGTCGAGGCCGGCCGGTTCACCATCGCCGACGCGGGTGCGGAGGCGCGCTGA
- a CDS encoding FMN reductase, which yields MSATTKHLVELSAGLSQPSSTRLLADRLAEATVADLTQRGVDVELTVIELRDLAQDITNNLLTGFPSAKLQAALDAVAGADGLIAVSPVFTASYSGLFKSFFDVIDNTALTGLPVLIAATGGTPRHSLVLDHAMRPLFGYLRATVLPTSVFAAAEDWGSGAAADGFPTLPDRIHRAAGELAKAVETSTRSGEIKDPFALDAGFSPVGGFGAQ from the coding sequence ATGAGCGCCACCACGAAGCACCTGGTCGAGCTCTCGGCCGGGCTCAGCCAGCCGTCGTCGACGAGGCTCCTCGCCGACCGGCTGGCCGAGGCCACCGTCGCTGACCTCACCCAGCGCGGGGTCGACGTCGAGCTCACGGTGATCGAGCTGCGCGATCTCGCACAGGACATCACGAACAACCTGCTCACCGGGTTCCCGAGCGCGAAGCTGCAGGCGGCGCTCGACGCGGTGGCGGGTGCCGACGGACTCATCGCCGTCAGCCCCGTCTTCACGGCGAGCTACTCGGGCCTGTTCAAGTCGTTCTTCGACGTCATCGACAACACCGCCCTCACCGGCCTGCCGGTGCTGATCGCCGCCACCGGCGGCACCCCGCGCCATTCCCTGGTGCTCGACCACGCGATGCGGCCCCTGTTCGGCTACCTCAGGGCTACCGTGCTCCCGACGAGCGTCTTCGCCGCCGCCGAAGACTGGGGGAGCGGCGCCGCCGCCGACGGCTTCCCCACCTTGCCCGACCGCATCCACCGTGCGGCCGGCGAGCTCGCCAAAGCGGTCGAGACCTCGACCCGCTCCGGCGAGATCAAGGACCCGTTCGCCCTCGACGCCGGCTTCAGCCCGGTCGGCGGGTTCGGCGCGCAGTAG
- a CDS encoding LLM class flavin-dependent oxidoreductase yields MQFGIFTVGDVTTDPTNNTTPTEHERIKAILAIAQKAEEVGLDVFALGEHHNEPFVPSSPTTMLGYVAAKTENILLSTSTTLITTNDPVKIAEDYAMLQHIADGRVDMMMGRGNTGPVYPWFGKDIRQGIPLAIENYALLHRLWTEHTVDWEGQFRTPLQGFTSTPRPLDGVAPFVWHGSIRSPEIAEQAAYYGDGFFANHIFWPKEHFQRLIAFYRQRFEHYGHGQADQAYLGLGGQVFMAKNSQDAVNQFRPYFDNAPVYGHGPSLEDFTEQTPLTVGSPQQVIDRTLTFRETFGDYQRQLFLMDHAGLPLKTVLEQLDMLGELVVPVLRKELDAKRPAHVPDGPTHQSQIERMRAREAAKQAQDAETQSAVAAEAARVGA; encoded by the coding sequence ATGCAGTTCGGAATCTTCACCGTCGGAGACGTCACGACCGACCCGACGAACAACACCACCCCCACCGAGCACGAGCGCATCAAGGCGATCCTCGCCATCGCACAGAAGGCCGAGGAGGTCGGCCTCGACGTCTTCGCCCTGGGTGAGCACCACAACGAGCCCTTCGTGCCGTCGAGCCCCACGACCATGCTCGGATATGTCGCCGCCAAGACCGAGAACATCCTGTTGAGCACCAGCACCACGCTCATCACCACGAACGACCCGGTGAAGATCGCCGAAGACTACGCGATGCTCCAGCACATCGCCGACGGCCGCGTCGACATGATGATGGGCCGCGGCAACACCGGGCCGGTCTACCCCTGGTTCGGCAAGGACATCCGCCAGGGCATCCCGCTCGCCATCGAGAACTACGCGCTGCTGCACCGCCTCTGGACCGAGCACACCGTCGACTGGGAGGGCCAGTTCCGCACCCCGCTGCAGGGCTTCACGAGCACCCCCCGCCCCCTCGACGGCGTGGCTCCCTTCGTGTGGCACGGCAGCATCCGCAGCCCTGAGATCGCCGAGCAGGCCGCCTATTACGGAGACGGCTTCTTCGCGAACCACATCTTCTGGCCGAAGGAGCACTTCCAGCGCCTCATCGCCTTCTACCGCCAGCGCTTCGAGCACTACGGTCACGGCCAGGCCGACCAGGCCTACTTGGGCCTCGGCGGCCAGGTCTTCATGGCGAAGAACTCGCAGGATGCGGTGAACCAGTTCCGCCCCTACTTCGACAACGCGCCGGTGTACGGCCACGGCCCGAGCCTCGAGGACTTCACCGAGCAGACTCCGCTCACCGTCGGCAGCCCGCAGCAGGTGATCGACCGCACCCTCACCTTCCGCGAGACCTTCGGCGACTACCAGCGCCAGCTCTTCCTCATGGACCACGCCGGCCTGCCGCTGAAGACCGTGCTCGAGCAGCTCGACATGCTCGGTGAACTCGTGGTGCCCGTGCTCCGCAAGGAGCTCGACGCCAAGCGCCCCGCCCACGTGCCCGACGGCCCGACCCACCAGTCGCAGATCGAGCGGATGCGCGCCCGCGAGGCCGCGAAGCAGGCTCAGGATGCGGAGACCCAGTCGGCCGTGGCCGCCGAGGCCGCCCGGGTCGGTGCCTGA
- the rpsO gene encoding 30S ribosomal protein S15: MALEADVKKAIIDEYATHPGDTGSPEVQVAILTKRIKDLTEHLKEHKHDHHSRRGLLILVGQRRRLLGYLQDIDIERYRSLIERLGLRR; encoded by the coding sequence ATGGCACTCGAAGCAGACGTCAAGAAGGCGATCATCGACGAGTACGCTACCCACCCCGGTGACACCGGATCCCCTGAGGTGCAGGTCGCCATCCTGACCAAGCGCATCAAGGACCTCACGGAGCACCTGAAGGAGCACAAGCACGACCACCACTCGCGTCGTGGCCTCCTCATCCTCGTGGGTCAGCGTCGTCGCCTCCTCGGCTACCTCCAGGACATCGACATCGAGCGCTACCGCTCGCTGATCGAGCGTCTCGGCCTCCGCCGCTGA
- a CDS encoding isopenicillin N synthase family oxygenase gives MTLDIPSTSTLDSANLPVLDLSRLAKGDAEAEAFRVDLREATHDYGFFYLTGHGVPQQLIDDVMAVSRRFFDLPEADKLAIENLKSPHFRGYTRVGGELTQGKVDWREQIDIGTEREPVTDPDAPDFMRLDGPNQWPDALPELQTTVSEWYDELSRVALTLLRAWAVSLGAAEDVFDEAFADRPSTLIKIVRYPGKSDPEPKQGVGAHKDSGVLTLLLVEPGKGGLQVEKDGEWIDAPPIDGAFVVNIGELLEVATDGYLKATVHRVISPRIGTDRISIPFFYAPALDSTIPVLTLPEELAAQARGITVDPGNPIFTTYGENAFKSRLRAHPDVAAIHHSDLVEKNAAAAAQNSIA, from the coding sequence ATGACACTCGACATCCCCAGCACCAGCACCCTCGACTCGGCGAACCTGCCGGTACTCGACCTCAGCCGCCTCGCGAAGGGCGACGCCGAGGCGGAGGCCTTCCGGGTCGACCTGCGCGAGGCCACCCACGACTACGGCTTCTTCTACCTCACCGGGCACGGCGTGCCCCAGCAGCTCATCGACGACGTCATGGCCGTCTCGCGCCGCTTCTTCGACCTGCCCGAGGCCGACAAGCTGGCCATCGAGAACCTCAAGAGCCCGCACTTCCGCGGCTACACGCGCGTCGGCGGCGAGCTCACCCAGGGCAAGGTCGACTGGCGCGAGCAGATCGACATCGGCACCGAGCGCGAGCCCGTGACCGACCCCGACGCCCCCGACTTCATGCGACTCGACGGCCCCAACCAGTGGCCGGATGCGCTCCCCGAGCTCCAGACGACGGTCTCCGAGTGGTACGACGAGCTCAGCCGCGTCGCCCTCACGCTGCTGCGCGCCTGGGCCGTCTCGCTCGGCGCCGCGGAGGACGTCTTCGACGAGGCCTTCGCCGACCGCCCCTCCACGCTCATCAAGATCGTGCGCTACCCCGGGAAGAGCGACCCGGAGCCCAAGCAGGGCGTCGGCGCCCACAAAGACAGCGGCGTGCTCACCCTCCTCCTCGTCGAGCCCGGCAAGGGCGGCCTGCAGGTGGAGAAGGACGGCGAGTGGATCGACGCTCCCCCGATCGACGGCGCCTTCGTGGTGAACATCGGCGAACTGCTCGAGGTCGCCACCGACGGCTACCTCAAGGCCACCGTGCACCGCGTCATCTCGCCGCGCATCGGCACCGACCGCATCTCCATCCCGTTCTTCTACGCCCCGGCGCTCGACTCGACCATCCCGGTGCTCACCCTCCCCGAGGAGCTCGCGGCCCAGGCGCGCGGCATCACGGTCGACCCGGGCAACCCGATCTTCACCACCTACGGTGAGAACGCGTTCAAGAGCCGACTGCGCGCCCACCCCGACGTGGCGGCGATCCACCACTCCGACCTCGTGGAGAAGAACGCGGCTGCTGCCGCGCAGAACAGCATCGCGTGA
- a CDS encoding MFS transporter: protein MAAGTGAPAGEAGEPARRRNPFADLTPLRASPAFARLWAGQAISGIGSQMTIVAVGLDIYRLTESTLAVSGVALFALLPMIIAGLYGGMLADAFDRRKVALLAAIVAWGSTALLATLAWTGADSVAALYALATVNAVAATVIQTTRSAIYPRILPRELLPAAAALNGITIGVMVTVGPALAGVLVASVGYGWTYTIDVILFVSAFVGILGLPRILPEGDIHRPGLDSLKHGFAFLKRAPNIRASFLIDIAAMTFGQPRVLFPAIGVLVIGGGPITVGILTAASAVGTMLASIFSGRLGGVRWQGRAIARAVQSYGVSIALFGLVLIVTTLTGSPVNDDFSDVNLFALALASIALAASGASDEVSAIFRSTMLQTAVPDNMRGRLQGVFTVVVAGGPRIGDMYVGLLSVFAALWFPPLLGGLVIVVAAALILRFVHTFRAYDALNPLP from the coding sequence ATCGCGGCCGGCACCGGGGCCCCAGCCGGCGAGGCCGGCGAGCCCGCGCGCCGCCGCAACCCCTTCGCCGACCTCACGCCCCTGCGGGCGAGCCCGGCGTTCGCCCGCCTCTGGGCGGGCCAGGCCATCTCAGGCATCGGCAGCCAGATGACGATCGTGGCCGTGGGCCTCGACATCTACCGCCTCACCGAGTCGACCCTCGCGGTCTCGGGCGTCGCCCTGTTCGCGCTGCTGCCCATGATCATCGCGGGGCTCTACGGCGGGATGCTCGCCGACGCCTTCGACCGCCGCAAGGTCGCCCTCCTCGCCGCGATCGTCGCCTGGGGCTCGACCGCCCTGCTCGCCACCCTCGCCTGGACGGGCGCCGACAGCGTCGCCGCCCTCTACGCCCTCGCCACCGTGAACGCCGTGGCGGCGACGGTCATCCAGACCACGCGCTCGGCGATCTACCCGCGCATCCTCCCCCGCGAGCTGCTGCCGGCCGCCGCCGCCCTCAACGGCATCACGATCGGCGTGATGGTGACGGTCGGACCCGCTCTCGCGGGTGTGCTCGTGGCCTCGGTCGGCTACGGGTGGACGTACACGATCGACGTCATCCTGTTCGTGTCGGCGTTCGTCGGCATCCTCGGTCTCCCGCGCATCCTTCCCGAGGGCGACATCCACCGCCCGGGGCTCGATTCTCTGAAGCACGGATTCGCGTTCCTGAAGCGCGCTCCGAACATCCGTGCATCCTTCCTCATCGACATCGCGGCGATGACGTTCGGGCAGCCGCGCGTGCTGTTCCCCGCCATCGGCGTACTCGTCATCGGCGGCGGGCCGATCACGGTCGGCATCCTCACCGCGGCCTCGGCCGTCGGCACGATGCTCGCGAGCATCTTCTCGGGTCGGCTCGGCGGGGTGCGCTGGCAGGGCAGGGCGATCGCGCGCGCCGTGCAGTCGTACGGAGTGAGCATCGCGCTGTTCGGGCTGGTGCTGATCGTCACGACGCTCACGGGTTCGCCGGTGAACGACGACTTCTCCGACGTGAACCTCTTCGCCTTGGCGCTGGCGTCGATCGCCCTCGCAGCGTCGGGCGCCTCCGACGAGGTGAGCGCGATCTTCCGGTCGACGATGCTGCAGACCGCGGTGCCCGACAACATGCGCGGGCGCCTGCAGGGCGTGTTCACCGTCGTCGTGGCGGGCGGACCGCGCATCGGCGACATGTACGTGGGGCTGCTGTCGGTGTTCGCGGCGCTGTGGTTCCCGCCGCTGCTCGGCGGGCTCGTGATCGTGGTGGCGGCGGCGCTCATCCTGCGCTTCGTGCACACGTTCCGCGCCTATGACGCGCTGAACCCGCTGCCCTGA